A region from the Agarivorans sp. Alg241-V36 genome encodes:
- a CDS encoding protein-L-isoaspartate(D-aspartate) O-methyltransferase: MQFGESPNSVKLVNQLRQHGIQNQAVLNAIAKLPRQYFIDEALAHQAWDNTALPIGQGQTLSQPYIVAKMTEILLQTKPKKVLEIGTGSGYQTAVLASLVEQVYSVERIKTLQFQAKRRLKVLDLHNVATKHGDGWQGWASKGPFDAIIVTAAAAAIPEALIEQLSVGGRMIIPVGEQQQQQALILIEKQPQGFTQHNLEPVRFVPLINGELA; the protein is encoded by the coding sequence ATGCAATTTGGCGAAAGCCCAAATAGTGTGAAATTGGTGAATCAACTGCGTCAACACGGTATACAAAATCAAGCCGTTTTGAACGCTATCGCTAAGTTACCGAGGCAGTATTTCATAGACGAAGCGCTTGCACATCAAGCTTGGGATAATACCGCTTTGCCAATTGGGCAGGGACAAACTTTATCTCAGCCTTATATTGTGGCAAAAATGACCGAAATTTTGCTACAAACTAAGCCGAAAAAAGTTCTCGAAATAGGGACCGGCTCAGGCTATCAAACAGCAGTTTTGGCCTCTTTGGTTGAGCAAGTTTACTCGGTTGAGCGAATCAAAACCTTGCAGTTTCAAGCCAAACGTCGTTTAAAAGTGCTCGACTTACATAATGTTGCAACAAAACATGGCGATGGTTGGCAAGGTTGGGCAAGCAAAGGGCCGTTTGATGCCATTATTGTTACCGCAGCTGCAGCCGCCATTCCTGAAGCGTTAATCGAGCAGCTTAGCGTTGGTGGCAGAATGATTATTCCTGTCGGTGAGCAACAGCAGCAACAAGCTCTAATCTTGATAGAAAAACAACCCCAAGGTTTTACCCAACATAACCTTGAACCTGTTCGTTTTGTTCCTTTAATTAATGGTGAATTAGCGTGA
- the eno gene encoding phosphopyruvate hydratase: protein MSNIVKVLGREIMDSRGNPTVEAEVHLADGSFGMAAAPSGASTGSREALELRDGDKARYLGKGVLKAVEAVNGPIAEALTGKDALAQAELDQIMIDLDGTENKANFGANAILAVSLAAAKAAAASKKVPLYAHIADLNGTSGVYSMPLPMMNIINGGEHADNSVDIQEFMIQPVGAANFREGLRMGAEVFHSLAKVLKAGGHSTAVGDEGGFAPNLESNEAALAAIKEAVAGAGYELGKDITLAMDCAASEFYDKEANIYDLKGEGKKFTSEEFNVFLQELTEQYPIVSIEDGLDESDWDGFAHQTKLMGDKIQLVGDDLFVTNTKILKRGIDNGIANSILIKFNQIGSLTETLAAIKMAKDAGFTAVISHRSGETEDATIADLAVGTAAGQIKTGSLSRSDRVAKYNQLLRIEEALGSKAPYKGLKEVKGQ from the coding sequence ATGTCTAATATCGTAAAAGTACTTGGTCGCGAAATCATGGATTCACGCGGTAACCCAACTGTAGAAGCTGAAGTACATCTTGCTGATGGTTCTTTTGGTATGGCTGCTGCTCCTTCTGGCGCATCAACTGGTTCACGTGAAGCCCTAGAATTGCGTGACGGCGATAAAGCTCGTTACTTAGGTAAAGGTGTATTAAAAGCAGTTGAAGCTGTAAACGGCCCAATCGCTGAAGCACTAACTGGTAAAGATGCATTGGCTCAAGCTGAGCTTGACCAAATCATGATCGACCTAGACGGCACTGAAAACAAAGCTAACTTTGGTGCAAACGCTATCCTAGCTGTTTCACTAGCTGCTGCTAAAGCTGCTGCTGCTTCTAAGAAAGTACCACTATACGCTCACATCGCTGACCTAAATGGTACTTCAGGTGTTTACTCTATGCCTCTTCCAATGATGAACATCATCAACGGTGGTGAGCACGCAGATAACTCTGTAGACATCCAAGAATTCATGATTCAGCCTGTTGGCGCTGCTAACTTCCGCGAAGGTCTACGTATGGGCGCAGAAGTATTCCACAGCCTAGCTAAAGTTCTTAAAGCTGGCGGTCACTCAACTGCAGTTGGTGACGAAGGTGGTTTCGCTCCAAACCTAGAGTCTAACGAAGCTGCTCTTGCTGCTATTAAAGAAGCTGTAGCTGGCGCTGGTTACGAGCTAGGTAAAGACATCACTCTAGCTATGGATTGTGCTGCATCTGAGTTCTACGACAAAGAAGCAAACATCTACGACCTTAAAGGCGAAGGTAAGAAATTTACTTCAGAAGAGTTCAACGTATTCCTACAAGAACTTACTGAACAGTACCCAATCGTTTCTATCGAAGACGGCTTAGACGAGTCTGATTGGGACGGTTTTGCTCACCAAACCAAACTAATGGGCGATAAAATTCAATTAGTTGGTGACGATTTGTTCGTAACTAACACTAAGATCCTTAAGCGTGGTATTGACAACGGCATCGCTAACTCTATCCTAATTAAATTCAACCAAATCGGTTCTTTAACTGAAACTTTGGCTGCAATTAAAATGGCTAAAGACGCTGGCTTCACTGCTGTTATCTCTCACCGTTCAGGCGAGACTGAAGATGCAACTATTGCTGACCTAGCTGTTGGTACTGCTGCTGGCCAAATCAAAACGGGTTCACTAAGCCGTTCTGACCGTGTTGCTAAGTACAACCAATTGCTACGTATCGAAGAAGCTCTAGGTTCAAAAGCACCTTACAAAGGTCTTAAAGAAGTTAAAGGTCAATAA
- a CDS encoding peptidoglycan DD-metalloendopeptidase family protein, whose product MNHLRYLSVLLLLCLLQACSREGGPAPVTNAGTYNPETRGVLNSSSYKVKKGETLYSIAWRAGIDPEQLAKRNNIPAPYTIYVGQTIKLKSSGVKSGNAKTNKHKTVKSQVKDVNKSSKELESTSTKAYAKNSPKVIAKSQSGPVKGWVWPTKGNVIKGFSNKENGNKGLDIRGRQGQKIVASAPGRVVYAGSALRGYGKLIIIKHNDDYLSAYAHNSRLRVKEKQQVVVGQHIADMGDTGTTDTRLHFEIRFKGKSVDPAKYLPAL is encoded by the coding sequence ATGAATCACCTGCGTTATTTAAGTGTTTTATTGCTCTTATGCTTACTACAAGCTTGTAGTCGAGAGGGTGGTCCTGCACCAGTTACTAATGCAGGAACCTATAACCCAGAGACGCGTGGGGTACTAAACAGTTCTAGCTACAAAGTCAAAAAGGGTGAAACCCTTTACTCTATTGCTTGGCGAGCTGGGATAGACCCCGAACAATTGGCAAAAAGAAATAATATTCCGGCTCCTTACACAATTTATGTTGGACAAACCATCAAACTGAAAAGTAGCGGTGTTAAGTCTGGTAATGCCAAAACTAATAAGCATAAAACTGTGAAGTCGCAAGTTAAAGATGTTAATAAATCGTCAAAAGAACTTGAATCAACGTCAACAAAGGCATACGCTAAAAACTCGCCAAAAGTTATTGCGAAATCCCAATCTGGCCCCGTTAAAGGCTGGGTTTGGCCAACAAAAGGCAATGTTATCAAAGGGTTCTCTAATAAAGAGAATGGTAACAAAGGCTTAGATATTCGCGGTAGGCAAGGCCAAAAAATAGTAGCTTCAGCACCGGGTCGAGTGGTGTATGCGGGCAGCGCATTAAGAGGTTACGGAAAACTAATAATAATAAAACACAATGACGATTATTTAAGTGCTTACGCCCATAACAGTCGTTTACGTGTTAAAGAAAAACAGCAAGTAGTAGTAGGGCAACATATCGCCGATATGGGCGATACAGGAACAACAGATACGCGATTACATTTTGAGATCCGTTTCAAAGGAAAGTCAGTAGATCCAGCTAAGTATCTACCGGCACTCTAG
- the ftsB gene encoding cell division protein FtsB, whose protein sequence is MRSFKILLILIVLLLQYQLWFGKNSLNDYFALREQVSNHDLANQELAQRNSVLAAEITDLRSGLDAVEEHARNELGMIKQGETFYRIIPSSDIEQ, encoded by the coding sequence ATGCGTTCGTTTAAGATTTTACTCATATTGATTGTTTTGCTGTTGCAGTATCAACTGTGGTTTGGCAAAAACTCGCTCAATGACTATTTTGCATTGCGCGAGCAGGTCTCTAATCATGACCTAGCAAATCAAGAATTAGCTCAACGAAATTCGGTATTAGCAGCCGAAATTACCGATCTACGCAGTGGCTTAGATGCGGTAGAAGAGCATGCGCGTAACGAACTTGGAATGATCAAACAAGGTGAAACCTTTTATCGTATTATTCCTTCTTCCGACATAGAACAATAA
- the surE gene encoding 5'/3'-nucleotidase SurE translates to MTILVSNDDGIHAPGIQCLAECLKQLAPVLTVAPDRNCSGASNSLTLENPLRIVHLDEQTISVKGTPTDCVHLAINELVDDLPELVVAGINAGANLGDDVLYSGTVAAAMEGRNLGLPAIAVSLVGSEGKHYQTAAEVTLKLIKQLREHALPSNQILNVNVPDLPLEQIKGLKVTRAGSRHRAEVMVKQQDPRGHDIYWLGPPGAKQDAGEGTDFHAVAQGYVSITPLTIDMTAHSFIGKLDTWIKDWEAR, encoded by the coding sequence ATGACCATATTAGTGAGTAATGACGACGGTATTCACGCGCCTGGAATTCAATGCTTAGCCGAATGTTTGAAGCAACTCGCGCCAGTACTAACTGTTGCACCAGATAGAAACTGTAGCGGAGCCAGTAATTCTTTAACGCTAGAGAATCCTCTGCGCATCGTGCATTTAGATGAGCAAACTATCTCCGTAAAGGGCACTCCCACTGATTGTGTACACCTAGCAATTAATGAGTTAGTGGATGACTTACCTGAATTAGTGGTCGCAGGTATTAATGCTGGTGCTAACCTCGGTGATGATGTGCTGTATTCAGGCACCGTTGCTGCCGCAATGGAAGGAAGAAACTTGGGTTTGCCTGCAATTGCTGTATCGTTAGTAGGCAGTGAAGGGAAGCACTATCAAACTGCAGCAGAAGTAACCTTAAAGTTAATCAAGCAACTGCGCGAGCATGCCCTACCGAGTAATCAAATTCTTAACGTGAATGTTCCAGACTTACCTCTTGAGCAGATCAAAGGTCTTAAGGTTACTCGGGCTGGCAGCCGACATCGCGCCGAAGTGATGGTTAAACAGCAAGATCCACGTGGTCATGACATATATTGGCTTGGTCCACCAGGAGCAAAGCAAGATGCAGGAGAAGGCACAGACTTTCATGCTGTAGCTCAAGGCTACGTATCAATAACACCCTTAACAATAGATATGACAGCCCACAGCTTTATTGGCAAACTAGACACATGGATCAAGGATTGGGAGGCAAGGTAA
- the ispF gene encoding 2-C-methyl-D-erythritol 2,4-cyclodiphosphate synthase encodes MRIGHGFDVHKFGGEGPLIVAGVAIPYEQGFVAHSDGDVALHALCDALLGALALGDIGHHFPDNDQAYAGIDSRILLRQVVEQVTERGYKLGNLDLTIVAQAPKMAPHIDAMRANIAEDLQADVSQINVKATTTEKLGFEGRKEGISSHAVVLLEKC; translated from the coding sequence ATTCGCATTGGCCACGGTTTTGACGTACACAAGTTTGGCGGAGAAGGCCCACTAATTGTTGCCGGGGTAGCGATTCCTTATGAGCAGGGTTTTGTGGCTCACTCTGACGGCGATGTTGCCCTTCATGCTTTATGCGACGCTTTATTGGGTGCTTTGGCCTTAGGTGATATTGGCCATCATTTCCCCGATAACGACCAAGCCTATGCGGGCATAGACTCAAGAATTCTATTACGCCAGGTCGTAGAGCAAGTAACAGAGCGTGGTTATAAACTAGGAAATTTAGATTTAACGATTGTAGCGCAAGCGCCGAAAATGGCGCCTCATATTGACGCTATGCGAGCAAATATCGCAGAAGATTTACAAGCCGATGTGAGCCAAATTAATGTAAAAGCCACCACAACTGAAAAGCTCGGCTTTGAAGGGCGTAAAGAAGGCATTTCTAGCCATGCGGTTGTGTTATTGGAGAAGTGCTAG
- a CDS encoding YqaA family protein, whose product MKIFSALYDRVMTWSEHRHAVRYLSGMSFIESIFWPIPVDVMLAPMALSRPNKALRFAMLATIFSVLGAALGYALGQFFYEPLVEPFIQSVGYQHKMDVAFEWFEKWGVLVIFVASFTPVPYKVFTLTAGILNMAFIPFLLISLVGRGMRFYLVAGLMMWGGEKMEAQLRKYVEILGWLVVALAVVAYLLLR is encoded by the coding sequence GTGAAAATATTTAGTGCCTTATACGATAGAGTGATGACGTGGTCTGAGCACCGCCATGCTGTGCGTTATCTTTCAGGGATGAGTTTTATTGAATCTATCTTTTGGCCTATTCCGGTAGACGTTATGCTCGCGCCAATGGCGCTCTCTCGTCCCAACAAAGCCTTACGCTTTGCTATGTTAGCCACGATCTTCTCGGTTTTGGGTGCTGCATTAGGTTACGCCTTAGGTCAATTCTTCTATGAGCCTTTAGTAGAGCCCTTCATTCAGTCAGTAGGCTATCAGCACAAAATGGATGTAGCTTTTGAATGGTTTGAGAAATGGGGAGTATTGGTTATTTTTGTCGCTAGCTTCACCCCAGTGCCTTACAAAGTATTCACCCTAACTGCCGGTATTCTTAATATGGCATTTATCCCATTTTTGCTTATCTCCTTGGTTGGGCGTGGAATGCGCTTCTACTTGGTTGCTGGCTTGATGATGTGGGGCGGAGAGAAAATGGAAGCACAACTTCGTAAATACGTAGAAATTTTGGGCTGGTTGGTAGTGGCTTTAGCAGTGGTTGCATATTTACTGCTTCGCTAA
- a CDS encoding CTP synthase, translating into MTTKYIFVTGGVVSSLGKGIAAASLAAILEARGLKVTIMKLDPYINVDPGTMSPIQHGEVFVTEDGAETDLDLGHYERFIRNKMTKRNNFTTGRVYSDVLAKERRGDYLGATIQVIPHITNAIKERVVAGGEGVDVAIVEIGGTVGDIESQPFLEAIRQLGTEIGRERAMYMHLTLVPYLGAAGEVKTKPTQHSVKELRSIGIQPDILICRSDRAIPANERAKIALFTNVPDRAVISLKDVDSIYKIPALLKSQGLDALVTERFGINCEEADLSEWEQVIYEEANPTNEIVIGMVGKYVELPDAYKSVNEALKHGGLKNRLSVKIQYVDSQDLEVKGTDVLKELDAILVPGGFGERGVEGKILAAQYARENKVPYLGICLGMQVALIEYARNVAGLKDAHSSEFDPKSKHPVVGLITEWIDEDGKVETRDVDSDLGGTMRLGSQLCHLTKGSKVAELYGSVEIYERHRHRYEVNNTLLPKITAKGLQVTGLSSDKKLVEIIENPAHPWFVAAQFHPEFTSTPRDGHPLFAGFVKAAGEFNKAR; encoded by the coding sequence CACTGGAGGCGTAGTATCCTCCTTGGGTAAAGGTATTGCCGCTGCATCATTAGCTGCGATCCTCGAAGCTCGCGGTCTTAAAGTGACCATTATGAAGCTTGACCCGTACATTAACGTTGATCCCGGCACAATGAGCCCGATCCAACACGGCGAAGTATTTGTAACCGAAGATGGCGCTGAAACTGACTTAGATTTGGGTCACTATGAGCGTTTCATTCGTAACAAAATGACTAAGCGCAATAACTTCACTACTGGTCGTGTTTATTCTGATGTATTGGCTAAAGAACGTCGTGGTGATTACCTAGGCGCAACCATTCAGGTGATTCCTCACATTACCAATGCGATTAAAGAGCGCGTTGTGGCGGGCGGCGAAGGCGTAGACGTAGCAATTGTTGAAATCGGTGGCACTGTAGGTGACATTGAATCGCAGCCTTTCCTTGAAGCTATTCGTCAATTAGGTACTGAAATTGGTCGTGAACGCGCCATGTACATGCACCTAACCTTAGTACCGTATTTAGGTGCAGCTGGTGAAGTAAAAACTAAACCTACTCAGCACTCGGTAAAAGAGTTGCGTTCTATTGGTATTCAGCCTGACATTCTTATTTGTCGTAGCGACCGTGCGATTCCGGCTAACGAGCGAGCAAAAATCGCCTTGTTCACGAATGTGCCAGATCGTGCGGTAATCTCCTTAAAAGATGTTGATAGCATCTATAAAATCCCAGCATTGCTTAAGTCTCAAGGCTTAGACGCTTTGGTTACCGAACGTTTTGGTATCAACTGTGAAGAAGCGGACTTAAGTGAGTGGGAACAAGTTATCTACGAAGAAGCTAACCCAACCAATGAGATTGTGATTGGTATGGTAGGTAAATACGTAGAGTTACCTGATGCCTACAAATCAGTTAACGAAGCACTAAAACACGGCGGACTTAAAAACCGTTTGAGTGTGAAAATTCAGTATGTTGATTCGCAAGATCTCGAAGTAAAAGGTACGGATGTACTGAAAGAATTAGACGCGATCTTGGTACCGGGCGGTTTTGGCGAACGTGGCGTAGAAGGCAAAATTTTAGCCGCGCAATACGCTCGTGAAAACAAGGTGCCTTACTTAGGCATTTGTTTAGGCATGCAAGTAGCGTTAATTGAATACGCACGTAACGTTGCCGGCCTTAAAGATGCCCATTCTAGCGAGTTTGACCCTAAATCAAAACATCCAGTAGTCGGTTTAATTACTGAGTGGATTGATGAAGACGGTAAAGTCGAGACTCGCGATGTAGACTCAGACTTAGGCGGCACTATGCGCCTAGGCTCACAGCTTTGTCATTTAACCAAAGGTTCTAAAGTGGCAGAGCTATATGGCAGTGTAGAAATTTATGAGCGTCACCGCCATCGCTACGAAGTTAACAATACATTATTGCCAAAAATTACCGCGAAAGGCCTACAGGTAACTGGTCTTTCTTCGGACAAAAAGTTAGTAGAAATAATTGAAAACCCAGCTCACCCTTGGTTTGTGGCAGCACAATTCCACCCTGAATTCACGTCTACGCCTCGCGATGGACATCCGTTGTTTGCAGGGTTTGTAAAGGCAGCTGGTGAATTTAATAAAGCTCGCTAG
- the ispD gene encoding 2-C-methyl-D-erythritol 4-phosphate cytidylyltransferase, giving the protein MNSEDKQYTALLPAAGIGSRMQASVPKQYLCLGELTILETTAKVFLSHPAIKQVLIVLHPEDKWFSQLSLAKDSRIHTVTGGDERADSVLAGLQAANQNEWVLVHDAARPCITQGDISKLISSVEKQQCGGLLATQVRDTMKRGAKDKVAETVSREQLWHALTPQMFKARELKENIQNALLSGAAITDEASAMEWANSPVSLVTGRSDNIKVTCPEDLALAKWFISQQKSEEVV; this is encoded by the coding sequence ATGAATTCTGAAGATAAACAGTACACTGCGCTGTTACCCGCTGCAGGTATTGGTAGCCGCATGCAAGCCTCTGTTCCTAAACAATATTTGTGTTTAGGAGAGTTGACCATTTTGGAGACTACTGCCAAGGTATTCTTGTCCCACCCTGCGATTAAGCAGGTTCTTATCGTATTACACCCCGAAGACAAATGGTTTAGTCAATTATCACTAGCTAAGGATTCGCGAATTCACACAGTGACAGGCGGTGATGAACGTGCGGATTCAGTACTCGCTGGACTACAAGCCGCTAATCAAAATGAGTGGGTACTCGTCCACGATGCCGCTAGGCCGTGTATAACTCAAGGTGATATCAGCAAATTGATTAGCAGTGTAGAGAAACAGCAATGCGGTGGACTTTTAGCAACGCAGGTGCGCGATACCATGAAGCGTGGAGCAAAAGACAAAGTTGCTGAAACCGTCTCTAGAGAGCAGCTTTGGCATGCATTAACTCCGCAAATGTTTAAAGCGAGAGAGTTAAAAGAGAACATTCAAAACGCCTTGTTATCGGGCGCTGCTATTACCGACGAGGCCTCGGCGATGGAGTGGGCTAACAGCCCCGTCAGTTTGGTTACCGGGCGTAGCGATAATATTAAAGTCACCTGTCCAGAAGACTTAGCCTTAGCTAAGTGGTTTATTAGTCAGCAAAAAAGTGAAGAGGTAGTTTAG
- the rpoS gene encoding RNA polymerase sigma factor RpoS: MTQVKTAVKLKSVSTEGSKNQTVDKKTDKDDIMQADVSKSLDATQLYLGEIGFSPLLTAEEEVLYARRALRGDEAARKRMIESNLRLVVKIARRYNNRGLALLDLIEEGNLGLIRAVEKFDPERGFRFSTYATWWIRQTIERAIMNQTRTIRLPIHVVKELNVYLRTARELAHRLDHEPTAEEIAETLDRPVEDVTKMLRLNERISSVDTPIGGDNDKALLDIISDENDHGPEHKTQDDDMKNSIVGWLGELNSKQREVLARRFGLLGYEASTLEDVGREIGLTRERVRQIQVEALRRLRDILSLQNLSIDSLFKV, from the coding sequence ATGACCCAAGTAAAAACTGCTGTAAAACTAAAAAGCGTTTCAACAGAAGGTTCTAAGAATCAAACTGTTGACAAAAAAACAGACAAAGATGACATCATGCAAGCCGATGTTTCCAAGAGTTTAGATGCTACCCAGCTCTATCTTGGTGAAATTGGTTTCTCTCCACTACTTACCGCAGAAGAAGAAGTTCTGTATGCCCGGCGAGCCTTAAGAGGTGATGAAGCTGCGCGTAAACGAATGATTGAAAGTAATCTTCGCTTAGTAGTGAAAATTGCTCGCCGCTATAATAATCGGGGTTTAGCACTGTTAGATTTGATCGAGGAAGGGAACCTTGGTTTGATTCGTGCAGTGGAGAAATTTGACCCAGAACGCGGTTTCCGCTTCTCAACCTATGCCACCTGGTGGATTCGTCAAACGATTGAACGTGCGATCATGAATCAAACACGAACCATTCGTTTACCTATTCATGTGGTCAAAGAACTAAACGTATATTTGCGAACCGCTCGTGAATTAGCACACCGTTTAGATCATGAACCTACCGCCGAAGAAATTGCTGAAACTCTAGACCGTCCGGTCGAAGATGTTACCAAGATGCTGCGTTTAAACGAACGTATTAGCTCTGTAGATACGCCTATCGGCGGAGACAATGACAAAGCCTTGCTTGATATCATTTCTGACGAAAACGATCACGGTCCAGAGCATAAAACTCAAGACGATGATATGAAAAACAGCATCGTTGGTTGGTTAGGTGAGCTTAATAGTAAGCAACGTGAAGTTTTAGCTCGTCGTTTCGGACTACTCGGCTATGAAGCGTCTACGCTGGAAGATGTGGGACGCGAGATAGGCTTAACACGTGAGCGAGTAAGACAAATTCAAGTTGAAGCGCTGCGTCGTTTACGGGATATTCTTTCTCTACAAAACTTATCGATAGACTCGCTATTTAAAGTGTAG
- the truD gene encoding tRNA pseudouridine(13) synthase TruD, with protein MSDYLQEINQLNYLHGQPQSSGILKQQANDFCVDEVLPFEFSGDGEHMMVKVEKTGENTSWVVKMLAEACQVSPKVISYAGLKDRHAVTTQWFSIQLPGKPNIDLPEDLGEGVKVIAIERHNRKLKRGALSGNNFRIRLRDVSNMQDAIARAESVAQAGVPNYFGAQRFGRGASNIDSALAMFAGQRVKNRDKRSIYLSAARSLVFNRAVSERIAQQHFSEVLTGDVMKFASSNAYFVAEQVDADILARFQQGEIELSAPMVGKGVLASLGDALAFETSVLETSPEIISGLSEAGLKMERRALALKPQQFSAKADGNDLVLSFYLSAGNYATSILREIVNCQGEGHDHISE; from the coding sequence GTGAGCGATTATTTACAAGAGATCAACCAGCTTAATTACTTACATGGTCAACCTCAGAGCAGTGGAATACTGAAACAGCAAGCTAATGATTTTTGTGTGGACGAAGTATTGCCCTTTGAGTTTAGTGGCGACGGCGAGCACATGATGGTGAAGGTAGAAAAAACCGGTGAGAATACCTCATGGGTGGTTAAAATGTTGGCCGAAGCCTGCCAAGTAAGTCCTAAGGTGATTAGCTACGCGGGCCTAAAAGACAGGCATGCAGTTACCACCCAGTGGTTTAGTATTCAGTTGCCAGGTAAACCCAATATCGATCTGCCTGAGGACTTAGGCGAGGGCGTTAAAGTTATTGCCATAGAACGCCATAACCGCAAATTAAAACGTGGCGCTCTTTCGGGAAACAATTTTCGGATCCGTTTGCGTGACGTTTCAAACATGCAAGATGCCATCGCGCGCGCCGAGTCAGTCGCCCAAGCTGGGGTACCAAACTATTTCGGTGCCCAGCGCTTTGGTCGAGGCGCTAGTAATATTGACAGCGCCTTAGCGATGTTTGCTGGTCAGCGAGTAAAGAATCGAGATAAACGCAGTATCTACCTTTCTGCTGCGCGCAGTTTGGTGTTTAACCGCGCAGTGAGTGAACGTATTGCTCAGCAACATTTCTCAGAGGTCTTAACTGGAGATGTGATGAAGTTTGCTAGCAGCAATGCATACTTTGTTGCTGAACAAGTGGATGCCGATATCCTAGCGCGTTTTCAACAAGGTGAGATTGAGCTGTCTGCGCCAATGGTGGGCAAGGGCGTGCTTGCCAGCTTAGGTGATGCTTTAGCGTTTGAGACTAGTGTTCTTGAGACTTCCCCAGAGATAATTTCAGGCTTAAGTGAAGCAGGCTTAAAGATGGAACGTAGGGCTTTAGCCCTTAAACCCCAGCAGTTTAGTGCCAAGGCGGATGGGAATGATCTTGTGCTGAGCTTTTATCTGAGTGCTGGTAACTATGCCACCAGTATTTTGCGTGAAATTGTAAACTGTCAAGGTGAAGGTCATGACCATATTAGTGAGTAA